One Gemmatimonadaceae bacterium DNA segment encodes these proteins:
- a CDS encoding isoprenylcysteine carboxylmethyltransferase family protein — protein sequence MTDGSQSIVQRARVPLGFVLGAAFLWLAPRHTTPRMLAIGGGVAFIGVLIRAWATGHIVKNHELTTTGPYAHTRNPLYLGSFLLALGFALAAHWLAVVLVIGFWIAVYGPTITRERDYLRGVYGAAYTDYESNVPAFLPRLTAWGGPAGADRRSGFSLPLYLRHNEWQAGLGFLVVLGWLLFSPFR from the coding sequence GTGACCGACGGCTCGCAGTCGATCGTGCAGCGGGCGCGCGTGCCGCTCGGCTTCGTGCTGGGTGCCGCGTTCCTCTGGCTGGCCCCGCGCCACACCACGCCGCGGATGCTCGCCATCGGCGGGGGGGTGGCCTTCATCGGCGTCCTGATCCGCGCCTGGGCCACCGGGCACATCGTGAAGAACCACGAGCTCACCACCACCGGGCCATACGCGCACACGCGCAACCCGCTCTACCTCGGGAGCTTCCTGCTGGCGCTCGGATTCGCGCTCGCGGCGCACTGGCTGGCGGTGGTGCTCGTGATCGGGTTCTGGATCGCGGTGTACGGGCCGACGATCACGCGTGAGCGTGACTACCTGCGCGGCGTGTACGGTGCGGCGTACACGGACTACGAGTCCAACGTGCCGGCCTTCCTGCCGCGTCTCACGGCGTGGGGTGGGCCGGCCGGTGCGGACCGGCGCAGCGGATTCAGCCTCCCACTCTATCTCCGCCACAACGAGTGGCAGGCGGGGCTGGGCTTCCTCGTCGTGCTCGGCTGGCTGCTCTTCAGCCCGTTCCGCTGA
- a CDS encoding acyl-CoA dehydrogenase family protein, with translation MDDALYFNEQHLAVREMVRAFANDHVRPVAGMHDADSSFPWANIAKMADLGLFGIPWSEDLGGSGFDTTAFIIAIHELAKVCASHSITISAHTTLGTSPIVYFGNEAQKQRYVPLLASGRVLGGFGLTEPNAGSDAGGTQTTAVRRNGHYVLNGTKRFITHAGVGEIFIVTAVTEPGAGTRGISSFILTKETCDLDAARAVGVGHDDAIQPMPGFRSGKKEDKLGWRASDTRELIFENVEVPAENLLGVEGRGFINFMKTLDAGRIGIAALSLGIAEGAFEESMKYSMERKQFGQAIVNFQGVSFPLADMATEIEAGKHLTYHAVMLAQQGRPYGKEAAMAKLFCSELAMRATIKAIQVHGGYGYTRDYPVERYMRDAKICEIGEGTSEIQRLVIARHLVREMAG, from the coding sequence ATGGACGACGCGCTGTACTTCAACGAGCAGCACCTCGCGGTCCGCGAGATGGTTCGCGCCTTCGCGAACGATCATGTGCGACCCGTCGCCGGCATGCACGACGCCGACTCCTCCTTCCCCTGGGCGAACATCGCGAAGATGGCCGACCTCGGGCTCTTCGGGATCCCCTGGTCCGAGGATCTCGGCGGCAGCGGCTTCGACACCACGGCGTTCATCATCGCGATCCACGAACTGGCCAAGGTCTGCGCCAGCCATTCGATCACCATCTCCGCGCACACCACGCTCGGCACCTCGCCGATCGTGTACTTCGGCAACGAGGCCCAGAAGCAGCGCTACGTGCCGCTGCTGGCGTCCGGCCGGGTGCTGGGCGGCTTCGGCCTCACCGAGCCGAACGCGGGCAGCGACGCGGGGGGCACGCAGACCACCGCGGTCCGCCGCAACGGGCACTACGTCCTCAACGGCACCAAGCGGTTCATCACCCACGCCGGCGTCGGGGAGATCTTCATCGTCACCGCCGTCACGGAGCCGGGAGCCGGCACCCGGGGCATCAGCTCCTTCATCCTCACCAAGGAGACCTGCGACCTCGATGCCGCGCGCGCCGTTGGTGTGGGGCACGACGACGCGATCCAGCCGATGCCAGGATTCCGCTCGGGCAAGAAGGAGGACAAGCTCGGCTGGCGCGCCAGCGACACGCGCGAGCTGATCTTCGAGAACGTCGAGGTTCCGGCCGAGAACCTGCTCGGTGTGGAGGGGCGTGGCTTCATCAACTTCATGAAGACGCTCGACGCGGGCCGCATCGGCATCGCGGCCCTCTCGCTCGGCATCGCCGAGGGAGCGTTCGAGGAGTCGATGAAGTACTCGATGGAGCGCAAGCAGTTCGGCCAGGCGATCGTCAACTTCCAGGGTGTCTCGTTCCCGCTGGCGGACATGGCCACCGAGATCGAGGCGGGGAAGCACCTCACCTACCACGCCGTGATGCTGGCGCAGCAGGGACGCCCGTACGGCAAGGAGGCCGCGATGGCGAAGCTGTTCTGCTCCGAGCTCGCGATGCGGGCGACGATCAAGGCGATCCAGGTGCATGGCGGCTACGGCTACACCCGCGACTACCCGGTGGAGCGCTACATGCGCGATGCGAAGATCTGCGAGATCGGCGAGGGCACGTCCGAGATCCAGCGCCTCGTCATCGCCCGCCACCTGGTCCGCGAGATGGCCGGGTGA
- a CDS encoding TonB-dependent receptor, with translation MPRTLRAIAAVTLIALPAAAQRAPRPDSLRTDSLRIQPLTTVTVRVLADARRLDAVPWAVGVVGIRELRRAQPTVNLDEALGSIPGVFVGSRYNFATDSRIAIRGAGARANFGLRGVQVFLDGVPQTLPDGQSQLTNIDLGNIDRVEVLRGSTSSLYGNGAAGVLSFSNDLRAPTPFAQSVRMLSGSFGERKLQLRSVGRAGKAISALSLSRLTIDGFRQRSAAESRQLNAAVDYALGADSRLELRAQASDVPNAFNPGALTVAEYAIRPDSASATNIRRGADKRVRQDQLSASYHRGAPGQRAELAVTAWYGTRDVRNALATPPPGTVTPASGIYSTIDRVFTGVRISARRTLGEAPTDPVLTAGADLQQFHDRRANQRATAGRPTAATDTTILDQRETVRSLAPFVQAQWQPTTRVLLSGGMRHDRIRFRVRDLFLADGGVNGGDNSGARLLAATSGHAGVTLTGWPAFAPYGNIATSFETPTTTELQVRPDRQGGFNPALGPQRTVSTELGARGAVGSRASWNVAAYHARVRNAIVQSRVVDGTAFFENAGRTRNIGIEAGGSLQLAQLASVNVAYTWSDLTFVDYRQTTGTRVDTLDGKQVPGVPPQQLRIGLRSATFHGVSFDADQTWTSALFADDLNTIRVPGWGSGVTNLRAAWTGTWHGYRVEPFAGLLNARNVAYIGAVTVNGAFGRVLEPSPRRNWYVGLELGVAR, from the coding sequence GTGCCCCGTACACTCCGTGCCATCGCGGCCGTCACGCTGATCGCGCTCCCCGCAGCGGCCCAGCGCGCGCCACGCCCTGACTCGCTCCGCACCGACAGCCTGCGCATCCAGCCACTCACCACCGTCACCGTGCGGGTGCTGGCCGATGCGCGGCGACTCGATGCCGTGCCGTGGGCGGTGGGCGTGGTCGGCATCCGCGAGCTGCGTCGCGCGCAGCCCACCGTGAACCTCGACGAGGCGCTCGGCTCGATCCCCGGCGTGTTCGTCGGCAGTCGCTACAACTTCGCCACCGACAGCCGGATCGCGATCCGCGGTGCCGGTGCGCGCGCGAACTTCGGGTTGCGTGGCGTGCAGGTGTTCCTCGACGGCGTGCCGCAGACGCTGCCGGACGGGCAGAGCCAGCTCACCAACATCGACCTCGGCAACATCGATCGCGTCGAGGTGCTGCGTGGCAGCACGTCGTCGCTCTACGGGAACGGGGCCGCCGGCGTGCTGTCGTTCTCGAACGACCTCCGGGCGCCGACCCCGTTCGCCCAGTCGGTCCGCATGCTCAGCGGCTCGTTCGGCGAGCGGAAGCTGCAACTCCGTTCCGTGGGGCGGGCAGGGAAGGCGATCAGCGCACTCTCGCTCTCCCGGCTCACGATCGACGGGTTCCGGCAGCGCAGCGCCGCCGAGTCGCGCCAGCTGAACGCCGCCGTGGACTACGCACTCGGCGCCGACAGCCGCCTCGAGCTGCGCGCGCAGGCGAGTGACGTGCCGAACGCCTTCAATCCCGGTGCGCTGACCGTCGCCGAGTATGCCATCCGGCCCGACTCCGCCAGCGCGACGAACATCCGTCGCGGCGCCGACAAGCGTGTGCGGCAGGACCAGCTGAGCGCCTCGTATCACCGTGGCGCCCCCGGCCAGCGCGCCGAGCTGGCCGTGACCGCCTGGTACGGCACGCGTGATGTCCGCAACGCCCTCGCCACGCCGCCGCCGGGTACCGTCACGCCGGCCAGCGGCATCTACTCCACCATCGATCGCGTCTTCACCGGCGTCCGCATCAGCGCGCGCCGCACGCTCGGTGAGGCGCCAACGGACCCCGTGCTGACGGCAGGCGCAGACCTGCAGCAGTTCCACGACCGTCGCGCCAACCAGCGCGCGACCGCGGGAAGGCCCACTGCGGCCACCGACACCACCATCCTCGACCAGCGCGAGACGGTGCGCAGCCTGGCGCCATTCGTGCAGGCGCAATGGCAGCCCACCACACGGGTGCTGCTGAGCGGTGGCATGCGCCACGATCGCATCCGGTTCCGGGTGCGGGACCTGTTCCTCGCCGACGGCGGCGTGAACGGCGGTGACAACAGCGGCGCACGCCTGCTGGCGGCCACCAGCGGCCATGCCGGCGTCACGCTCACCGGCTGGCCGGCATTCGCGCCGTACGGCAACATCGCCACCAGCTTCGAGACGCCCACCACCACCGAGCTGCAGGTGCGCCCCGATCGACAGGGCGGCTTCAATCCCGCGCTCGGACCGCAACGCACGGTGAGCACCGAGCTTGGCGCCCGCGGCGCCGTCGGCAGCCGCGCGAGCTGGAACGTCGCGGCCTACCACGCGCGGGTGCGGAACGCGATCGTGCAGTCACGCGTGGTGGACGGCACCGCCTTCTTCGAGAACGCGGGACGCACGCGCAACATCGGGATCGAGGCCGGTGGCAGCCTGCAGCTCGCGCAGCTCGCATCAGTCAACGTCGCCTACACCTGGTCCGACCTCACCTTCGTGGACTACCGACAGACCACCGGCACACGCGTCGATACACTCGACGGGAAGCAGGTGCCGGGCGTGCCGCCCCAGCAGCTCCGCATCGGGCTGCGCTCGGCCACGTTCCACGGCGTCTCGTTCGACGCCGACCAGACCTGGACCAGCGCACTGTTCGCCGACGACCTGAACACGATCCGCGTGCCGGGCTGGGGGTCGGGCGTGACGAACCTCCGCGCGGCATGGACCGGGACGTGGCACGGCTACCGGGTGGAACCGTTCGCCGGCCTGCTCAACGCCCGGAACGTGGCCTACATCGGTGCCGTGACGGTCAACGGGGCGTTCGGGCGGGTGCTCGAGCCCAGCCCGCGCCGCAACTGGTACGTGGGCCTGGAGCTGGGCGTGGCCCGATAG
- a CDS encoding amidase, with product MERREFLAAGVALSAAGSLRRFTPLLPATQPSGTIVTAAAQRLALDPLDDLTIATAQAEIAAGRLTSRALTEHYLRRIRTLDADGPRVNAVIEANPDALAQADAADANPGGRALHPLHGMPILLKDNIDTADRMSTSAGSLALAEHRARRDAGVVALLRASGAVILGKTNLSEWANFRSNRSSSGWSGRGGQTRNPHVLDRSPCGSSSGSGAAVAADFCIAAVGTETDGSVVCPSSLNGIVGLKPTVGLVSRSGIIPISASQDTAGPMARTVRDAALLLNGMIGRDPADAATRTAPAALPADYTRTLDVDGLRGMRIGIARNYFGFDVRVDALMEDAIRVMRDRGAVIVDNANVPNADKYGREEFEVLLHEFKAGLNAYLGALPAADPVHSLAELILWNERNDEAELQWFGQETFTLAQKRGSLGSRVYRTARETCVRLSRREGIDAVLRRTRCDLLVGPTGGPAWMIDLVTGDHFGGGVSTAPAVAGYPHLTVPAGRVAGLPVGISFFGAAWSEPQLFRAGFAFEQATTHRVRPAFLPTITATPR from the coding sequence ATGGAACGCCGGGAATTCCTCGCCGCCGGAGTCGCACTCTCGGCCGCCGGGTCGCTGCGCCGCTTCACACCGCTCCTCCCGGCCACCCAGCCCTCCGGCACCATCGTGACGGCTGCCGCGCAGCGGCTGGCACTCGACCCGCTCGATGACCTGACCATCGCCACGGCGCAGGCCGAGATCGCCGCCGGCCGCCTCACGTCGCGCGCCCTCACCGAGCACTACCTGCGCCGCATCCGCACGCTCGATGCCGACGGGCCGCGGGTGAACGCCGTCATCGAGGCCAATCCCGACGCACTCGCGCAGGCCGACGCCGCCGACGCCAATCCGGGGGGACGCGCCCTGCACCCGCTGCACGGCATGCCGATCCTGCTCAAGGACAACATCGACACGGCGGATCGCATGAGCACCAGTGCCGGCTCGCTGGCGCTCGCCGAGCACCGCGCGCGTCGCGATGCCGGCGTCGTGGCGCTGTTGCGGGCCTCCGGCGCCGTGATCCTCGGCAAAACCAACCTCAGCGAATGGGCCAACTTCCGCTCGAACCGCTCGAGCAGCGGCTGGAGCGGGCGCGGCGGCCAGACGCGCAATCCGCACGTCCTCGATCGTTCGCCGTGCGGCTCGAGTTCCGGAAGCGGGGCGGCCGTCGCCGCCGACTTCTGCATCGCGGCCGTCGGCACCGAGACCGACGGCTCGGTGGTGTGCCCGTCCTCCCTCAACGGCATCGTCGGCCTCAAGCCGACCGTCGGGCTGGTGAGCCGGAGCGGCATCATCCCCATCAGCGCCAGCCAGGACACCGCCGGCCCGATGGCCCGCACGGTGCGGGACGCAGCGCTCCTGCTCAACGGCATGATCGGCCGCGATCCCGCCGATGCCGCCACCCGCACTGCGCCTGCTGCGCTGCCCGCCGACTACACCCGCACGCTGGACGTGGACGGGCTGCGCGGGATGCGCATCGGCATCGCGCGCAACTACTTCGGGTTCGACGTGCGCGTCGACGCGCTGATGGAGGACGCCATCCGCGTGATGCGCGACCGCGGCGCGGTCATCGTGGACAATGCGAACGTGCCCAACGCCGACAAGTACGGCCGTGAGGAGTTCGAGGTGCTGCTGCACGAGTTCAAGGCCGGTCTCAATGCCTACCTCGGGGCGCTGCCCGCCGCCGACCCGGTGCATTCACTGGCCGAGCTGATCCTCTGGAACGAGCGGAACGACGAGGCGGAACTGCAGTGGTTTGGGCAGGAGACGTTCACGCTGGCGCAGAAGCGCGGCTCGCTCGGCAGCCGCGTCTATCGGACGGCGCGTGAGACCTGTGTGCGCCTCTCGCGTCGCGAGGGCATCGACGCGGTGCTGCGGCGCACGCGCTGCGACCTGCTCGTGGGGCCCACCGGTGGCCCGGCGTGGATGATCGACCTCGTCACCGGTGATCACTTCGGCGGCGGCGTCTCCACGGCACCGGCGGTCGCGGGCTACCCGCACCTCACCGTCCCCGCCGGCCGCGTGGCTGGGTTGCCGGTGGGCATCTCGTTCTTCGGCGCGGCGTGGAGTGAACCGCAGCTCTTCCGCGCGGGGTTTGCTTTCGAGCAGGCCACCACGCACCGCGTGCGGCCCGCCTTCCTTCCGACCATCACCGCCACGCCGCGCTGA
- a CDS encoding ATP-dependent DNA helicase RecQ codes for MLTAPTIDDARAILRTSFGYGEFRAGQERAIESVLAHRDTLVVLPTGGGKSLCYQVPAMALRGLTVVVSPLISLMKDQVDALERRGIPAAFINSTLTTGEVSDRLVRAQRGELRMLYVAPERFDAGATAERLKAIGVALLAIDEAHCISEWGHDFRPSYRRVGEVRQRLGNPPTIALTATATPMVREDIARILALQDPEIIVTGFDRPNLSYGVVSAKGDREKDGVVVSLLRELGDGTGIVYASTRKTVERLAQFLDDQGIAASAYHAGLDDDRRRRVQDQFMAERIKVIVATNSFGMGVDKSNVRLVIHYAMPGTLEAYYQEAGRAGRDGQPSRCIMLHAFPDRFTHEFFIKSALPDRALIESVHRRCQREADRGGVVNATAEELAAGIGGKVSPKAVESALRVLAEASVLRWDPDTAGLVSLRLLATPERIRDELGEGFEMERELLRACWRVAKDQLHRGAIIDLDGLPPGFNGFAGAFQVLEWLEQRQFVQVERVGGGLRLVEAGMSLDRVAIDWRALDRRRQREFDKLEAVQRYAYATTCRRQALLKWFGDPAARAECGSCDNCLGERRAAPSVRSGWGAEGGAPRRERAPRDPNAARESRRKSSEKAGGVDEADVELFNALKACRAQLALKGKVPHYVVFPDATLVAFATRRPLTPAAMAGLPGVGPVKLDRYAEPFLDVIRAHRR; via the coding sequence ATGCTGACTGCCCCCACCATCGACGACGCGCGCGCGATCCTGCGCACCAGCTTCGGCTACGGCGAGTTCCGCGCCGGCCAGGAGCGGGCGATCGAGAGCGTGCTCGCCCATCGCGACACCCTCGTCGTGCTCCCCACCGGCGGGGGCAAGTCGCTCTGCTACCAGGTGCCGGCCATGGCGCTGCGCGGCCTCACGGTGGTCGTGTCACCGCTCATCTCGCTGATGAAGGACCAGGTGGACGCGCTCGAGCGGCGCGGCATCCCGGCCGCGTTCATCAACAGCACCCTCACCACCGGCGAGGTGAGCGACCGGCTCGTCCGCGCCCAGCGCGGCGAGCTGCGCATGCTCTACGTCGCGCCGGAGCGGTTCGACGCCGGCGCGACGGCGGAGCGCCTGAAGGCGATCGGCGTGGCACTGCTCGCCATCGACGAGGCGCACTGCATCAGCGAGTGGGGCCACGACTTCCGCCCCAGCTACCGGCGCGTCGGCGAGGTGCGCCAGCGGCTCGGCAACCCGCCCACCATCGCGCTCACGGCCACGGCAACCCCGATGGTGCGCGAGGACATCGCGCGCATCCTCGCCCTGCAGGACCCGGAGATCATCGTCACCGGCTTCGACCGACCCAACCTGTCCTATGGCGTCGTCTCGGCGAAGGGCGACCGCGAGAAGGACGGGGTGGTGGTCTCGCTGCTGCGCGAACTGGGGGACGGCACCGGGATCGTGTACGCGTCCACCCGCAAGACGGTCGAGCGGCTGGCCCAGTTCCTGGACGATCAGGGCATCGCCGCCAGCGCCTACCATGCCGGCCTCGATGACGACCGGCGCCGGCGGGTGCAGGACCAGTTCATGGCCGAGCGGATCAAGGTGATCGTCGCCACCAACAGCTTCGGCATGGGCGTGGACAAGTCGAACGTGCGGCTCGTCATCCACTACGCGATGCCGGGGACGCTCGAGGCGTATTACCAGGAGGCCGGCCGCGCCGGTCGCGACGGGCAGCCCAGCCGCTGCATCATGCTGCACGCCTTCCCGGACCGCTTCACGCACGAATTCTTCATCAAGTCGGCGCTGCCGGACCGCGCCCTGATCGAGAGCGTGCACCGACGCTGCCAGCGCGAGGCGGACCGTGGCGGCGTGGTGAACGCCACCGCCGAGGAACTGGCGGCTGGCATCGGTGGCAAGGTGTCGCCGAAGGCCGTCGAGTCGGCGCTTCGCGTGCTCGCGGAGGCCAGCGTGCTGCGGTGGGATCCCGACACGGCCGGCCTCGTCTCGCTCCGCCTGCTGGCCACGCCGGAGCGGATCCGCGACGAGCTGGGCGAGGGCTTCGAGATGGAACGCGAACTCCTGCGCGCCTGCTGGCGCGTCGCGAAGGACCAGCTCCACCGTGGTGCCATCATCGACCTCGATGGCCTGCCCCCGGGGTTCAATGGCTTCGCCGGTGCCTTCCAGGTGCTGGAGTGGCTCGAGCAACGCCAGTTCGTGCAGGTGGAGCGCGTCGGCGGTGGCCTCCGGCTGGTGGAGGCGGGGATGTCACTGGACCGGGTGGCCATCGACTGGCGCGCGCTCGACCGCCGCCGGCAGCGGGAGTTCGACAAGCTCGAGGCGGTGCAGCGCTACGCGTATGCGACCACCTGTCGCCGGCAGGCGCTGCTGAAGTGGTTCGGCGACCCGGCGGCACGCGCCGAGTGCGGGTCGTGTGACAACTGCCTCGGCGAGCGGCGCGCGGCCCCGTCGGTGCGCAGCGGCTGGGGGGCAGAGGGCGGGGCACCGCGCCGCGAGCGGGCGCCGCGCGACCCGAATGCCGCCCGGGAGTCACGGCGGAAGTCCAGCGAGAAGGCCGGCGGCGTGGACGAGGCCGACGTCGAGCTGTTCAACGCGCTCAAGGCCTGTCGCGCCCAGCTCGCCCTGAAGGGCAAGGTGCCGCACTACGTCGTCTTTCCCGACGCCACCCTGGTGGCCTTCGCCACCCGGCGCCCGCTCACGCCCGCGGCGATGGCCGGCCTCCCGGGCGTCGGCCCGGTGAAACTGGACCGCTACGCCGAGCCGTTCCTCGACGTGATCCGGGCCCATCGGCGCTGA
- the rplU gene encoding 50S ribosomal protein L21, producing MSYAIIRTGGKQFRVSAGQTYRIPTLLGEAGTAVEFNEVLLGSDGSAVKTGVPTLSGARVSAQIVKHGRGEKIIVFKFRRRKNYAKKQGHRQGFTEVRITDITLG from the coding sequence ATGAGCTACGCGATCATTCGCACCGGCGGAAAGCAATTCCGCGTGAGTGCTGGCCAGACCTACCGCATCCCGACGCTGCTCGGTGAGGCCGGTACCGCCGTCGAATTCAACGAGGTCCTGCTCGGCTCGGACGGGAGCGCGGTGAAGACCGGCGTGCCCACGCTCTCCGGTGCCAGGGTCTCGGCCCAGATCGTCAAGCACGGCCGCGGCGAGAAGATCATCGTCTTCAAGTTCCGCCGCCGCAAGAACTACGCGAAGAAGCAGGGCCATCGCCAGGGCTTCACCGAAGTCCGGATCACCGACATCACGCTGGGCTGA
- the rpmA gene encoding 50S ribosomal protein L27, with product MAHKKGVGSSRNGRTSNPQYRGVKKFGGEFVRAGGIIIRQCGTKVHPGKNVGLGRDYTIFALVDGHVEFSPKDKRRTKVSVTPLAAVADAIAAD from the coding sequence ATGGCACACAAGAAGGGCGTCGGCTCATCGCGCAACGGCCGCACGTCGAACCCGCAGTACCGCGGCGTGAAGAAGTTCGGTGGCGAGTTCGTGCGCGCCGGCGGCATCATCATCCGCCAGTGCGGCACCAAGGTCCACCCGGGCAAGAACGTCGGCCTTGGCCGCGACTACACCATCTTCGCCCTCGTCGATGGCCACGTCGAGTTCTCCCCGAAGGACAAGCGCCGCACCAAGGTGAGCGTCACGCCGCTCGCTGCCGTCGCCGACGCGATCGCCGCCGACTGA
- a CDS encoding Rne/Rng family ribonuclease: MKRDILINAAAREVRVAIMEDDQLVELLVERPEARRMIGDIYLGRVEAVQPGLQAAFVDIGTEKSAFLHASDLVYETDDDDDDDDDEGDADEAADAAQDAAARGSEQPTSGRPPKKEAPQIQDVLKRGDTILVQVSKEPISTKGPRVTAQVSMAGRFLVYMPFASRVGVSRKIGERAERQRLKQQVAEFLPKDAGGVIVRTVGEDVTAETFERELTGLINNWKRINRKRQFMRAPALVHRETNLARGIIRDLFSAKVDKLVVDSRQLYNEIVEYLKGVGPELVDRVHLYEETQPLFDKHEVEAEIRDIFKRRCDLPSGGYLIIEPTEALVSIDINSGRYTGKKDPEKTIMKTNMEAAREVARQLRLRDVGGIIVCDFIDMETRANRDRVLQELRTHLGRDRARTKAFQVSELGLIEMTRQRVRASHLQATTEPCPTCNGTGRIFTPETIVRRVERSVKRIGVEGRRDPMVVKLHPDVAMYVLEQEPDILSRLEKVVAFPLELRDDPLLRPDEYKLVVKGAQRDVTAQYALA; this comes from the coding sequence ATGAAGCGTGACATTCTGATCAACGCCGCCGCACGGGAAGTGCGCGTGGCGATCATGGAAGACGACCAGCTCGTGGAGCTGCTCGTCGAGCGTCCCGAGGCCCGCCGGATGATCGGCGACATCTACCTCGGCCGCGTCGAGGCCGTGCAGCCCGGGCTGCAGGCCGCGTTCGTGGACATCGGCACCGAGAAGAGTGCGTTCCTGCACGCCTCGGACCTCGTCTACGAGACGGACGACGACGACGACGATGACGACGACGAGGGTGACGCCGACGAGGCCGCCGACGCCGCGCAGGACGCCGCCGCCCGCGGCAGCGAGCAGCCGACCAGCGGCCGTCCGCCGAAGAAGGAGGCGCCGCAGATCCAGGACGTCCTGAAGCGCGGCGACACCATCCTCGTGCAGGTGAGCAAGGAACCGATCTCCACCAAGGGACCCCGCGTCACCGCCCAGGTCTCGATGGCCGGCCGGTTCCTCGTCTACATGCCGTTCGCGTCCCGCGTGGGCGTGAGCCGGAAGATCGGCGAACGTGCCGAGCGCCAGCGGCTCAAGCAGCAGGTGGCCGAGTTCCTGCCGAAGGATGCCGGCGGCGTGATCGTCCGCACGGTGGGCGAGGACGTGACGGCGGAGACCTTCGAGCGCGAGCTCACGGGGCTCATCAACAACTGGAAGCGCATCAACCGGAAGCGGCAGTTCATGCGCGCCCCGGCGCTCGTGCATCGCGAGACCAACCTGGCGCGCGGGATCATCCGTGACCTCTTCAGCGCCAAGGTCGACAAGCTGGTGGTGGACAGCCGGCAGCTCTACAACGAGATCGTCGAGTACCTGAAGGGGGTCGGCCCGGAGCTGGTCGACCGGGTGCACCTGTACGAGGAGACGCAGCCGCTGTTCGACAAGCACGAGGTCGAGGCGGAGATCCGTGACATCTTCAAGCGGCGCTGCGACCTCCCGTCGGGCGGGTACCTGATCATCGAGCCGACCGAGGCGCTCGTCTCGATCGACATCAACTCGGGGCGCTACACCGGCAAGAAGGACCCCGAGAAGACGATCATGAAGACGAACATGGAGGCGGCGCGGGAGGTGGCGCGCCAGCTCCGGCTCCGGGACGTGGGCGGAATCATCGTCTGCGACTTCATCGACATGGAGACGCGTGCCAACCGCGACCGGGTGCTGCAGGAGCTGCGGACGCACCTTGGCCGCGACCGGGCGCGCACCAAGGCCTTCCAGGTCAGCGAGCTGGGCCTGATCGAGATGACCCGCCAGCGGGTCCGGGCGAGCCACCTCCAGGCCACCACGGAGCCGTGCCCGACCTGCAACGGCACCGGGCGCATCTTCACCCCGGAGACGATCGTCCGCCGGGTGGAGCGCTCGGTGAAGCGGATCGGGGTGGAGGGGCGGCGCGACCCGATGGTCGTGAAGCTCCATCCGGACGTGGCCATGTACGTGCTGGAGCAGGAGCCCGACATCCTCTCGCGGCTGGAGAAGGTGGTGGCCTTCCCGCTGGAACTGCGCGACGATCCCCTCCTGCGGCCCGACGAGTACAAGCTGGTCGTGAAGGGGGCCCAGCGGGACGTCACGGCCCAGTACGCCCTGGCCTGA